Proteins co-encoded in one Deltaproteobacteria bacterium genomic window:
- a CDS encoding recombinase family protein: MRTAIAYVTDTLLCPAKGVSRREEQKERLRAYAAEHGIMIAAWFEDEMCVPEPLERSGVRELLNYRDACDVVLVDHAWCLSREWAKTKRVAEALVCRGRALEAAQTGWDGCSQMLRHFFDPDRWRPAAPKRPKIEKDRNVPVAAYQPHA; the protein is encoded by the coding sequence ATGAGAACCGCCATCGCCTACGTCACCGACACGCTGCTGTGCCCCGCCAAGGGGGTCTCGCGGCGAGAGGAACAAAAAGAGCGCCTGCGCGCTTACGCCGCCGAGCACGGCATCATGATCGCCGCCTGGTTCGAGGACGAGATGTGCGTTCCCGAGCCGCTGGAGCGCTCGGGCGTGCGCGAGCTGCTCAACTACCGCGACGCGTGCGATGTCGTCCTCGTCGACCATGCGTGGTGCCTGTCACGCGAGTGGGCGAAGACCAAGCGCGTGGCCGAGGCCCTCGTGTGCAGGGGCCGCGCGCTCGAAGCCGCGCAGACCGGTTGGGACGGCTGCTCGCAGATGCTGCGCCACTTCTTCGACCCCGACCGCTGGCGTCCCGCGGCCCCGAAGCGCCCCAAGATCGAGAAGGATCGGAATGTGCCCGTGGCGGCCTATCAGCCCCACGCTTGA
- a CDS encoding sigma-54-dependent Fis family transcriptional regulator produces the protein MTRPSANILVIDDEKSVCVTCKRILEEEGHHVEYVLSGEDGVRTAESGRFDLALVDLRMPDLPGEQVLERIKAARPSMPIIIITGYATIQTSIACIKKGAFDYIPKPFTPEELAHAVTQALENHRLRQENEFLKSELSRTAAEADIIGRSDTMEELRKQILKVAPTDFSVLIFGESGTGKELVAASIHQNSLRASQPFVPVDLSSLSPTLVESELFGHVKGAFTGAMRNHPGYFTLAASGTLFLDEISNISLELQGKLLRALESRTIWPVGATKGHEVDIRLICATNKDLAQMVERGEFREDLFYRINVLPINIPPLRKRMNDIPLLATHFLRLARECTTTPVQGFSTGAVAKMIAYAWPGNVRELKNIVERLVATADSELIEESDLPGAIAAGRGAMDEDEWEIPKNVDELKDIKKRIREMAYEKVEQKFILRALDGANWNVSKAALETGMQRTNFHALMRKYGVKIRERA, from the coding sequence ATGACCAGACCTTCCGCGAACATTCTCGTGATCGACGACGAAAAGTCCGTATGCGTGACCTGCAAACGGATTCTGGAGGAAGAGGGGCACCACGTGGAGTACGTGCTGTCCGGCGAGGACGGCGTGCGCACCGCCGAGTCCGGTCGCTTCGACCTCGCCCTCGTCGATCTGCGTATGCCCGACTTGCCGGGCGAGCAGGTGCTCGAGCGTATCAAGGCCGCGCGGCCCTCGATGCCGATCATCATCATCACGGGCTACGCCACGATCCAGACCAGCATCGCGTGCATCAAGAAGGGCGCGTTCGATTACATCCCCAAGCCCTTCACTCCCGAGGAACTCGCGCACGCGGTGACTCAGGCGCTCGAAAATCACCGTCTGCGTCAGGAGAACGAGTTTCTCAAGAGCGAGCTGTCGCGCACCGCCGCCGAGGCCGACATCATCGGGCGATCCGACACCATGGAGGAGCTGCGAAAACAGATCCTCAAGGTCGCGCCCACGGACTTTTCCGTGCTCATCTTCGGCGAGTCGGGAACGGGCAAGGAACTCGTCGCGGCGTCCATCCATCAAAACAGTCTGCGCGCGTCGCAGCCTTTCGTGCCGGTCGATCTGTCGTCGCTATCGCCCACGCTGGTCGAGTCGGAGCTGTTCGGCCACGTCAAGGGCGCGTTCACCGGCGCGATGCGCAATCATCCGGGCTATTTCACGCTCGCGGCGAGCGGCACGCTCTTTCTCGACGAGATTTCGAACATTTCCCTCGAGCTGCAAGGGAAACTGCTGCGCGCGCTGGAGAGCCGGACGATCTGGCCCGTCGGGGCGACGAAAGGGCATGAGGTGGACATCCGCCTGATCTGCGCGACGAATAAGGATCTTGCGCAGATGGTGGAGCGCGGCGAGTTTCGCGAGGACCTTTTTTACCGGATCAACGTGCTGCCCATCAACATTCCGCCGCTGCGCAAGCGCATGAACGACATCCCCCTGCTCGCGACGCACTTCCTGCGCCTTGCCCGCGAATGCACGACGACGCCGGTGCAAGGATTCTCGACGGGTGCGGTGGCAAAGATGATCGCCTACGCGTGGCCGGGCAACGTGCGCGAGCTCAAGAACATCGTCGAGCGCCTCGTCGCGACGGCGGACTCGGAGCTGATCGAGGAAAGCGACCTGCCGGGCGCCATCGCCGCGGGCCGCGGGGCGATGGATGAGGACGAGTGGGAGATCCCGAAGAACGTGGACGAACTCAAGGACATCAAGAAGCGCATCCGCGAGATGGCCTACGAAAAGGTCGAGCAGAAGTTCATTTTGCGCGCGCTCGACGGGGCGAACTGGAACGTCTCAAAAGCCGCCTTAGAGACCGGGATGCAGCGGACGAACTTCCACGCCCTCATGCGCAAGTACGGCGTGAAGATCCGCGAGCGTGCGTGA
- a CDS encoding radical SAM protein, which yields MAIDGDTALRLAGMKLGDRALIGPEMVHLDLTDTCPNNCVGCWARSPFLRDGDHYDTLELDEHSPRFVFDLIPRLKDLRVAEVFLGGGGDPSCYKYLIDVVRWIKDAGMRCTVNTSFVCTNEVQLDALCDVGLDNLIVSVWAATGETYAKLHPNKSEKTFRIVTDLLARLTARRAAGLRVPRVKIYNVVCSLNYREIPGMIAYGRDLGVEEVELSVMDPIPGRTSIFNLNESHIAWIDRWHAEFRQDNKPFVHTELMMRRLHNVDALKGVFDNGIVATIPCAAGWFFTRITTTGLVNACLKSHRIPSGQAKDGFDNVWFGDRHDEFRRHTIKIDQNDPWLMQIGHDVNFPLPGCFRICDNLGHNQEVMRIRGGLTPEDAALVDRLVDMAKAGASRDALIAASHGGLVGDATALPAVAATVITHERPRPEPPRANGGPRPNAPKPPGAPEGYTPVAFVATSPQVAPAPSGLKPPRPTASQAAPISAVLPDAVSPIRVGMPFVSLAADIDLLHDHILGEGRRFSRTIEALRASAPGDRIRVPLLPDNIFRLPKIAALIEETTGRRAPNAEMLALSVTPLETLSGRVENFLAGARMVLGKIGVDLDPATRSLQECFARAASGDIRESERLRALGVVANMALVGPRTFHLDVTNSCNTDCVPCWFHSPLAKGREDLGPNWKKSMLDWDVFTRLADDLADLHAGEDVVLSGKGEPTTHPRIADMVRYLKDRKLFTTLFTNGIRLTPELATTLVEAGCDLLYVSLMASDREVYRRTHPGAPDDEFDRVIANLETLMRIKGRDVSDKPEVVLVCVIGNRNVDDIVSFAKLGARLGVDHLRYQLTAIEPYNRELALSDEELARVRSHIVDAKKVAETAGIRVVENIDVQLAESAQNWSGTRYLDDGCLVGWAFSRVWADGRVSYCCSPKVVHDVNTARFRDIWTGDDYDRARVAGKYMATHRDYRFANDKPLFDPICTRCPNYEGVERLREVLRETGLDAWL from the coding sequence TTGGCCATCGACGGCGACACCGCACTACGACTCGCGGGCATGAAACTGGGCGACCGGGCGCTCATCGGGCCCGAGATGGTGCATCTCGACCTGACGGACACCTGCCCCAACAACTGCGTCGGGTGCTGGGCGCGCTCGCCGTTTTTGCGGGACGGCGATCACTACGATACGCTGGAACTGGATGAGCATTCGCCGCGGTTCGTCTTCGACCTCATCCCGCGCCTCAAGGACCTGCGCGTCGCCGAAGTGTTTCTGGGCGGCGGCGGCGACCCGAGCTGCTACAAATACCTGATCGACGTGGTGCGTTGGATCAAGGACGCCGGGATGCGCTGTACCGTGAACACGAGCTTCGTGTGCACGAACGAGGTGCAGCTCGACGCGCTGTGCGACGTGGGGCTCGACAACCTCATCGTCTCCGTCTGGGCCGCGACCGGGGAGACGTACGCGAAGCTGCATCCGAACAAAAGCGAAAAGACCTTTCGCATCGTGACCGATCTGCTGGCAAGGCTTACCGCGCGGCGCGCCGCCGGTCTGCGCGTCCCGCGCGTGAAAATCTACAACGTCGTGTGCAGCCTCAACTACCGCGAGATTCCGGGCATGATCGCCTACGGGCGCGATCTCGGCGTCGAGGAGGTCGAGCTGTCGGTGATGGACCCGATCCCCGGCCGCACGTCGATATTCAACCTCAACGAGTCGCACATCGCGTGGATCGATCGGTGGCACGCCGAGTTCCGGCAGGACAACAAGCCTTTCGTCCACACCGAGCTCATGATGCGCCGCCTGCACAACGTCGATGCCCTCAAGGGCGTCTTCGACAACGGCATCGTCGCGACGATTCCCTGCGCGGCCGGGTGGTTCTTCACGCGCATCACCACCACCGGGCTCGTGAATGCGTGTCTCAAATCGCACCGAATCCCGTCGGGGCAGGCAAAGGACGGCTTCGACAACGTCTGGTTCGGCGACCGGCACGACGAATTCCGCCGCCACACGATCAAGATCGATCAGAACGACCCGTGGCTCATGCAGATCGGCCACGACGTGAACTTCCCGCTTCCCGGGTGTTTTCGCATCTGCGACAACCTCGGGCATAATCAGGAGGTCATGCGCATCCGCGGCGGGCTGACTCCCGAGGATGCCGCGCTGGTGGATCGCCTCGTCGACATGGCGAAGGCAGGCGCCTCCCGCGACGCGCTCATCGCCGCGAGTCACGGCGGGCTCGTTGGTGATGCGACGGCTCTCCCCGCCGTCGCCGCGACCGTCATCACGCACGAACGCCCTCGCCCCGAGCCGCCGCGCGCGAACGGCGGGCCGAGACCGAATGCACCCAAGCCCCCGGGAGCGCCGGAAGGTTACACCCCGGTTGCGTTCGTCGCGACGTCGCCGCAGGTCGCGCCCGCGCCATCGGGCTTGAAGCCGCCACGGCCTACCGCGTCGCAAGCCGCGCCGATCTCCGCCGTGCTTCCCGACGCCGTGAGTCCCATCCGCGTCGGCATGCCGTTCGTCAGCCTCGCGGCGGACATCGACCTGCTGCACGACCATATCCTGGGCGAGGGGCGGCGCTTTTCGCGGACCATCGAGGCGCTACGTGCGTCCGCACCGGGCGATCGAATCCGCGTTCCGCTGCTGCCGGACAACATCTTTCGCCTGCCGAAGATCGCCGCGCTGATCGAGGAGACCACGGGGCGACGCGCGCCAAACGCCGAAATGCTCGCCCTGTCGGTTACGCCGCTCGAAACCCTTTCGGGCCGCGTCGAAAACTTTCTAGCGGGCGCGCGCATGGTGCTGGGCAAGATCGGCGTCGATCTCGATCCCGCGACGCGAAGCCTTCAGGAGTGTTTCGCCCGGGCGGCGAGCGGCGACATCCGCGAGTCGGAGCGGCTGCGCGCGCTGGGCGTCGTCGCAAACATGGCCCTCGTCGGCCCGCGCACGTTTCACCTCGACGTGACGAACTCGTGCAACACCGACTGTGTGCCGTGCTGGTTCCACTCGCCGCTCGCGAAGGGCCGCGAGGATCTGGGGCCGAACTGGAAGAAGTCCATGCTCGACTGGGACGTGTTCACGCGTCTCGCCGACGACCTCGCCGATTTGCATGCGGGAGAGGACGTCGTGCTTTCGGGCAAGGGCGAGCCGACCACGCACCCGCGCATCGCCGACATGGTGCGTTATCTGAAGGATCGAAAGCTCTTCACGACGCTCTTCACGAACGGCATTCGACTGACGCCCGAGCTGGCCACCACGCTCGTCGAGGCGGGGTGCGACCTGCTGTACGTGAGCCTCATGGCCTCGGACCGCGAGGTGTACCGACGCACGCACCCGGGTGCGCCCGACGACGAGTTCGACCGCGTGATTGCGAATCTGGAAACGCTCATGCGCATCAAGGGGCGAGACGTGTCGGACAAGCCCGAGGTTGTGCTGGTGTGCGTGATCGGCAATCGGAACGTGGACGACATTGTGTCGTTCGCGAAACTCGGCGCACGTCTCGGCGTCGATCACTTGCGTTACCAGCTCACGGCGATCGAGCCGTACAATCGCGAGCTGGCCCTGTCGGACGAAGAACTGGCCCGCGTGCGAAGTCACATCGTGGACGCGAAAAAGGTCGCGGAAACGGCGGGAATTCGGGTCGTCGAGAACATCGACGTGCAGCTCGCCGAGAGCGCGCAGAACTGGAGCGGCACGCGGTATCTCGACGACGGCTGCCTCGTGGGATGGGCGTTCT
- a CDS encoding class I SAM-dependent methyltransferase: MTIPACVLKFGREKSLLARHPWVFSGALQREPDVDRGETVDVVTADGHFVARGAYNPDSQIRVRVYTFEPEAIDESFFERRIREALTWRRALLPADTNAFRVCFAEGDELPGVIVDHYDGFVALQLQTAGADARREDIVEAVRRVLAPKGIYERSDSGFRREEGLDTRTGPLFGDVPPATLPVKESGVTHLVDIANGQKTGMFLDQRDSRAVARRLANGKTVLNVFSYTGGFALAALAGGATRAVNIDTSGAALAIAREAYRANGFAVNDADFIEDDAFARLRVMDERFDVVILDPPAFCKSQSHVKTALRGYKDVIMQGLRRTKPGGLLLAFSCSGHVDATLFQKVIFGAALDVGRQAQILARLGHSFDHPINIYHPEGEYLSGYVVRAGREEAHAR, translated from the coding sequence ATGACCATTCCCGCGTGCGTCCTCAAGTTCGGCCGCGAAAAGAGCCTTCTGGCGAGGCATCCCTGGGTGTTTTCCGGGGCGCTGCAACGTGAACCTGACGTCGACCGCGGCGAGACGGTGGATGTCGTCACCGCCGACGGGCATTTCGTCGCGCGCGGCGCGTATAACCCCGACAGCCAGATCCGCGTTCGCGTCTACACGTTTGAACCCGAGGCGATCGACGAGTCCTTTTTCGAACGGCGTATCCGCGAGGCGCTTACGTGGCGGCGCGCCCTGCTGCCCGCGGATACGAACGCATTCCGCGTGTGTTTCGCCGAAGGCGACGAACTCCCCGGCGTGATCGTCGATCACTACGACGGGTTTGTCGCGCTCCAGTTGCAGACCGCCGGCGCCGATGCGCGGCGCGAGGACATCGTCGAGGCCGTCCGCCGTGTGCTCGCGCCCAAGGGCATCTACGAGCGCAGCGACAGCGGTTTCCGCCGCGAGGAAGGGCTCGACACGCGCACAGGTCCGTTGTTCGGCGACGTGCCGCCCGCGACGCTGCCGGTGAAGGAATCGGGTGTCACGCACCTCGTGGACATCGCGAACGGCCAGAAGACCGGCATGTTCCTCGACCAGCGCGATTCGCGCGCCGTCGCGCGGCGGCTCGCAAACGGCAAAACCGTTCTCAACGTGTTTTCCTACACCGGCGGATTCGCGCTCGCCGCACTCGCGGGCGGAGCCACGCGCGCGGTGAACATCGATACCAGCGGCGCGGCCCTGGCCATCGCGCGCGAGGCGTACCGGGCGAACGGATTCGCGGTGAATGACGCCGACTTCATCGAGGACGACGCATTTGCGCGACTGCGTGTCATGGACGAGCGATTCGATGTCGTGATTCTCGATCCGCCCGCGTTCTGCAAGAGCCAGTCGCACGTCAAGACCGCCCTGCGCGGTTACAAGGACGTTATCATGCAGGGTCTACGGCGCACCAAGCCGGGCGGCCTGTTGCTCGCGTTTTCGTGCTCGGGGCACGTGGACGCGACGCTCTTCCAAAAGGTCATCTTCGGCGCGGCGCTCGACGTCGGCCGCCAGGCGCAAATCCTCGCCCGGCTCGGCCACTCGTTCGACCACCCGATCAACATCTATCATCCCGAAGGCGAATACCTGTCCGGCTACGTCGTCCGGGCGGGACGCGAGGAGGCTCACGCGCGATGA
- a CDS encoding 4Fe-4S dicluster domain-containing protein, with product MSWTEATREVMWNISAAWLMYVLALVAAGIFAYGAWQRVKFWMAGKADKERLADLGKRFVFLVKELLIQRKAREERYPGIFHSLIFYSFLVLVVTTSVVALDYDFGTHFFKGPVYLLLSLGADFAGVLILIGVGMAVWRRYFVRPKTLHTESGDAWALGLIGAMVVTGFLVEGLRIAIVGDPWKIVSPVGTVFSWLFTGISPEGGKTAHAMLWWTHTVFAMGWIATLPFTKFVHLLAMPTNIFFAKMKPRGELVRQDLEAMFADENFNEETFSYGVMTTGDLTWKQRLEADACISCGRCEEICPSFQAGQPFSPRMFIQGLKTQLDKEQEAARAKSKAAKANGGDTRIGDAAAAPEAGNGHANIVGDIFDEEFLWYCRTCMACMEVCPAMIDHVDDIVDVRRNEAVMQGRMPGDAARAMRMLENQGNPFGPETMRTDWVQEMGVRVVGPGEKVDVLYWIGCCTTFDPIKQKIASDLIQLMTKAGVDFGVLGGDEKCCGDPARLMGQEMLFQTLAKQQVEILNQREFRVLMVSCPHCYNVLAHEYPQFGGHYNVMHHSEFLHEMVWSNTIVPQKGKRHNVVYHDPCYLGRYQKIYDSPRETLKSVPGIEIKEMKNHMDRSMCCGGGGGNYFFDNDKGERLNNRRVKQADEVGADMIVTGCAYCMQMLVDSVKLMDLDERIRVADIATVMLESLDEKPKSTSAGAAL from the coding sequence ATGTCCTGGACCGAAGCGACCCGAGAGGTCATGTGGAACATCTCGGCTGCCTGGCTCATGTACGTGCTCGCCCTCGTCGCGGCGGGCATTTTCGCGTACGGAGCTTGGCAGCGCGTCAAATTCTGGATGGCGGGCAAGGCCGACAAGGAGCGTCTCGCCGATTTGGGCAAGCGTTTCGTCTTCCTCGTCAAGGAACTCCTGATCCAGCGCAAGGCGCGCGAGGAACGCTATCCCGGCATCTTCCATAGCCTGATCTTCTACTCGTTCCTCGTGCTCGTCGTGACGACCTCCGTTGTCGCGCTCGACTACGACTTCGGCACGCACTTCTTCAAGGGCCCCGTCTATCTGCTCCTGTCGCTGGGCGCGGATTTCGCCGGCGTGCTGATTCTCATCGGCGTCGGCATGGCCGTGTGGCGACGCTATTTCGTGCGTCCCAAGACGCTGCACACCGAGAGCGGCGACGCGTGGGCGCTCGGCCTGATCGGCGCGATGGTCGTCACGGGCTTTCTCGTCGAGGGCCTGCGAATCGCTATCGTCGGTGACCCGTGGAAGATCGTCTCACCAGTGGGCACGGTGTTTTCGTGGCTGTTCACGGGCATCTCGCCCGAAGGCGGGAAGACCGCTCACGCCATGCTCTGGTGGACGCACACCGTCTTCGCCATGGGCTGGATCGCCACGCTGCCCTTCACCAAATTCGTCCACCTGCTCGCGATGCCCACCAACATCTTCTTCGCGAAGATGAAGCCGCGCGGCGAGCTGGTGCGTCAGGATCTCGAGGCGATGTTCGCCGACGAGAACTTCAACGAGGAGACCTTCAGCTACGGCGTGATGACCACGGGCGACCTGACGTGGAAGCAGCGCCTCGAAGCCGACGCGTGCATCTCGTGCGGACGCTGCGAAGAGATCTGCCCGTCGTTCCAGGCGGGGCAGCCGTTTTCACCGCGCATGTTCATCCAGGGTCTCAAGACGCAGCTCGACAAAGAGCAGGAAGCCGCTCGCGCGAAATCCAAAGCCGCCAAGGCGAACGGCGGCGACACGCGCATCGGCGACGCCGCGGCCGCGCCCGAAGCCGGCAACGGGCACGCGAATATCGTCGGCGATATCTTCGACGAGGAATTCCTGTGGTATTGCCGCACGTGCATGGCGTGCATGGAGGTCTGCCCGGCGATGATCGACCACGTGGACGACATCGTCGACGTGCGCCGTAACGAGGCCGTCATGCAGGGCCGCATGCCGGGCGACGCCGCCCGCGCGATGCGCATGCTCGAAAACCAGGGCAACCCCTTCGGCCCCGAAACCATGCGCACCGACTGGGTTCAGGAGATGGGCGTTCGCGTGGTGGGCCCGGGCGAAAAAGTGGACGTGCTCTATTGGATCGGCTGCTGCACCACGTTCGACCCGATCAAGCAGAAGATCGCCTCCGACCTCATCCAGCTCATGACGAAGGCGGGCGTGGACTTCGGCGTGCTCGGCGGCGACGAAAAATGCTGCGGCGACCCCGCACGGCTGATGGGACAGGAGATGCTGTTCCAGACGCTCGCCAAACAGCAGGTCGAGATCCTCAACCAGCGCGAGTTCCGCGTGCTGATGGTTTCGTGCCCGCACTGCTACAACGTGCTCGCGCACGAATATCCGCAGTTCGGCGGCCACTACAACGTGATGCACCACAGCGAATTCCTGCACGAGATGGTGTGGAGCAACACGATCGTTCCGCAAAAAGGCAAGCGCCACAACGTCGTCTATCACGACCCGTGCTACCTGGGCCGCTACCAGAAAATCTACGATTCGCCGCGCGAAACCCTGAAGTCCGTGCCCGGCATCGAGATCAAGGAGATGAAGAATCACATGGACCGCAGCATGTGCTGCGGCGGCGGCGGCGGAAACTATTTCTTCGACAACGACAAGGGCGAGCGGCTCAACAACCGTCGCGTGAAACAGGCCGACGAGGTCGGCGCGGACATGATCGTCACCGGCTGCGCGTATTGCATGCAGATGCTCGTCGACTCCGTGAAACTCATGGATCTCGACGAACGCATCCGCGTCGCCGACATCGCGACCGTCATGCTCGAAAGCCTGGACGAAAAACCCAAATCGACTTCCGCGGGCGCGGCTCTTTAG
- a CDS encoding recombinase family protein — protein MKRAIAYVSDIILGRTGEVISREEQRDRITKYAAEKGVEIVRWFEDRMYNEELMERAGVQALLACDEPVDMILVERVWSFSRSWPRLEDLFKTIDRKGLTLAAATTMWDCISQMARRRYDLTIPGPGRHPVVRREEVEMPAIRRPRKLQFTHLYQQAR, from the coding sequence ATGAAACGCGCCATCGCCTACGTCAGCGACATCATCCTTGGACGCACCGGAGAGGTCATCAGCCGCGAAGAGCAGCGGGACCGGATCACCAAGTACGCCGCCGAGAAGGGCGTCGAGATCGTCCGCTGGTTCGAGGACCGCATGTACAACGAGGAACTCATGGAGCGCGCCGGCGTGCAGGCCCTGCTCGCGTGCGACGAACCGGTCGACATGATCCTCGTCGAGCGCGTGTGGAGCTTCTCGCGTTCGTGGCCGCGCCTCGAGGACCTCTTCAAGACCATCGACCGTAAGGGCCTCACCCTGGCCGCGGCGACCACGATGTGGGATTGCATCTCCCAGATGGCGCGCCGCCGCTACGACCTCACGATCCCGGGTCCCGGCCGGCACCCGGTCGTGCGTCGCGAAGAAGTCGAGATGCCGGCCATTCGCCGTCCGCGCAAGCTCCAGTTCACGCACCTCTATCAGCAGGCCCGGTGA
- a CDS encoding cache domain-containing protein encodes MLPTDDESPEPEPFLKTVTRRIARITWRTRLTLAFVVLIFSSATATIAIGNAVLGSQILSLAKSKADSDLMIAWQVWQNELDFMSTMLESVAAGPHPDIQAADETVLRLSPGREQFDILSVTQSDDAGNVDLNGLGAEWNIIRDAARQRRAIASPLLLPIRDVALVAPSVALSERMREFGVDGHMLAIACAAPVYDRRRNLIGVAFAASIVNGRSSPVERMIRAMRPSDDAPDAVGVAATVFQGDRRITTANVHTGNATAEEYQIPILSAADARVAEKVIGEGGRYIGVAEVAKVQYYTAYRPIRDANERIIGMLGIGTTVGEYRAAQEKTIALFSSLIGAGMLFGIVMSYLFAAWLGRPLADLAEGMSRVAAGDLDHKVRLHSSDELGRLSKAFNRMIQAVKERDQMLREATEHRLSEVEKQISIGRLAAGVAHEINNPLTSILSLSSLMLRHAKEGAPEREDLEIIVAETTRCREIVAGLLDFARERPIAKKVIDLNQVVRDTLGLIRNYGAMNMVTVEPRYFPGHLFVHADARQLQQVFTNVVLNAAEAIRDRRAALPDAPARIEISVDDDSSGAFAEVVVKDTGTGIPEHDLKKIFEPFYTTKGKSKGTGLGLSVSLGIIKKHNGMIQVQSAVGEGTTLVVTLPLMAIESQAVSFA; translated from the coding sequence GTGCTGCCCACCGACGACGAAAGCCCCGAACCCGAGCCCTTCCTGAAGACCGTGACGCGGCGGATCGCCCGCATCACGTGGAGAACCCGCCTGACGCTCGCGTTCGTCGTGCTGATCTTCAGCTCCGCGACCGCCACCATCGCGATCGGCAACGCGGTGCTCGGTAGCCAGATCCTCTCGCTCGCCAAGTCGAAGGCCGACTCCGACCTCATGATCGCCTGGCAGGTGTGGCAGAACGAGCTCGACTTCATGAGCACGATGCTCGAGTCGGTCGCGGCCGGTCCGCACCCCGACATCCAGGCCGCGGACGAAACGGTCCTTCGTCTATCTCCCGGCCGCGAGCAGTTCGACATCCTCTCCGTCACGCAGTCCGACGACGCGGGCAACGTCGATCTGAATGGTCTCGGAGCCGAGTGGAACATCATCCGCGACGCGGCCCGGCAGCGGCGCGCCATTGCGTCGCCGCTACTGCTGCCCATTCGCGATGTCGCGCTGGTCGCCCCGTCCGTCGCGCTGTCGGAGCGCATGCGCGAGTTCGGTGTCGATGGACACATGCTCGCGATCGCGTGCGCCGCGCCGGTATACGATCGCCGGCGCAATCTCATCGGCGTCGCGTTCGCGGCGTCGATCGTGAACGGACGCTCGTCGCCCGTGGAGCGGATGATTCGCGCGATGCGCCCGAGCGACGACGCGCCCGACGCCGTCGGGGTCGCGGCCACCGTGTTTCAGGGTGACCGGCGCATCACGACCGCCAACGTCCACACCGGCAACGCGACCGCCGAGGAATACCAGATCCCGATTCTTTCGGCCGCCGACGCCAGGGTCGCGGAAAAGGTGATCGGCGAGGGCGGGCGGTACATCGGCGTGGCCGAGGTCGCCAAGGTCCAATATTACACGGCGTACCGCCCGATTCGCGACGCGAACGAGCGCATCATCGGCATGCTCGGCATCGGCACGACGGTCGGCGAATACCGTGCCGCGCAGGAGAAGACGATCGCGCTGTTCTCCAGCCTCATCGGCGCGGGCATGCTCTTCGGCATCGTCATGTCGTACCTGTTCGCCGCGTGGCTGGGCCGTCCGCTGGCCGACTTGGCCGAGGGCATGAGCCGGGTCGCCGCGGGCGACCTCGACCACAAGGTCCGGCTGCACAGCTCCGACGAACTCGGGCGTCTGTCGAAAGCATTCAACCGCATGATTCAGGCGGTGAAGGAGCGCGACCAGATGCTGCGCGAGGCGACGGAGCATCGGCTGTCGGAAGTCGAAAAGCAGATCTCCATCGGCCGTCTCGCCGCCGGCGTCGCGCACGAGATCAACAATCCGCTGACGTCGATTCTCAGCCTGTCGAGCCTGATGCTGCGGCATGCAAAGGAGGGCGCTCCCGAGCGCGAAGACCTGGAGATCATCGTCGCCGAAACGACACGTTGCCGGGAGATCGTCGCCGGCCTGCTCGATTTCGCGCGCGAGCGCCCGATCGCAAAAAAGGTGATCGACCTGAATCAAGTCGTGCGCGACACGTTGGGGCTCATCCGCAACTACGGCGCGATGAACATGGTGACGGTCGAGCCGCGATATTTCCCCGGGCACCTGTTCGTCCACGCCGACGCCCGGCAGTTGCAGCAGGTCTTCACCAACGTCGTGCTCAATGCCGCGGAGGCGATCCGCGACCGGCGCGCCGCGCTGCCCGACGCCCCCGCGCGCATCGAGATCTCGGTGGACGACGATTCCAGCGGCGCGTTCGCCGAGGTCGTCGTGAAAGACACCGGCACCGGCATTCCCGAGCACGACCTGAAGAAGATCTTCGAACCGTTCTACACGACCAAAGGCAAGAGCAAGGGTACGGGGCTCGGTCTTTCCGTGTCGCTCGGCATCATCAAGAAACACAACGGCATGATCCAGGTGCAAAGCGCCGTGGGGGAGGGGACGACGCTCGTCGTCACGCTGCCCCTCATGGCGATCGAGAGTCAGGCGGTCTCGTTCGCCTGA